Proteins encoded in a region of the Pristis pectinata isolate sPriPec2 chromosome 16, sPriPec2.1.pri, whole genome shotgun sequence genome:
- the LOC127578724 gene encoding CCN family member 2-like isoform X1, producing the protein MRNHWVNTALTLYILCNAYKVDAQLCPYPCRCPRMPPRCAPGSSLVVDPCGCCRVCAKQLGEQCTRSDVCDPEQDLFCDYTVSYSWNRGICTSLESGTCEFNGVLYKDGDVFQPSCKYHCWCSDGGIGCIPRCSEDIRLPGPDCPYPKRVEIPGECCPRWICEKQDNGIFGDALAAFRSDVFARRYPSHVPFNCLEQSSEWSACSRSCGIGVSTRISNKNHRCILETQSQLCIVKPCQQDHVRQAHMGRNICQPTTRALRPIHFEYNNCISVKTYRPIYCGSCSDSRCCTPYKTRTESIEFKCKHGRIVKQQMMFIITCACHYNCSHAYK; encoded by the exons ATGAGGAATCACTGGGTTAATACCGCGTTAACGCTTTATATCCTTTGCAATGCATACAAG GTTGATGCCCAGCTTTGCCCTTACCCCTGTCGCTGTCCCCGGATGCCGCCCCGCTGCGCCCCGGGATCCTCGCTGGTTGTGGACCCTTGCGGCTGCTGCCGGGTTTGTGCGAAGCAGTTAGGAGAGCAGTGTACCAGATCGGACGTGTGTGACCCCGAACAGGATCTGTTCTGTGACTACACCGTCAGCTACTcctggaacagagggatctgtaCCT CGCTTGAATCTGGAACATGTGAATTCAATGGGGTGCTCTATAAGGATGGTGATGTATTCCAGCCCAGCTGTAAATATCACTGTTGGTGCTCAGATGGAGGAATTGGTTGCATTCCACGCTGTAGTGAAGATATCCGCCTACCCGGTCCAGACTGTCCTTATCCAAAACGTGTGGAGATCCCAGGAGAATGCTGTCCTCGATGGATATGTGAGAAGCAGGACAATGGTATCTTTGGCGATGCTTTGGCAG CATTCAGATCAGATGTATTCGCCAGAAGATATCCCTCCCATGTGCCTTTCAATTGCCTGGAGCAAAGCAGCGAGTGGTCTGCCTGCTCCAGGAGCTGTGGGATAGGAGTCTCAACCCgaatttcaaacaaaaatcaCCGTTGTATTTTGGAAACACAGAGCCAGCTATGTATAGTGAAGCCATGCCAACAGGATCATGTAAGACAAGCTCACATG GGAAGGAATATTTGCCAGCCGACAACAAGAGCACTTCGACCAATTCACTTTGAATACAACAACTGCATCAGTGTTAAGACTTACAGACCCATCTACTGTGGTTCATGCTCTGACAGTCGCTGCTGCACTCCATACAAAACCAGAACAGAGAGCATAGAGTTCAAGTGCAAGCATGGCAGGATTGTGAAACAGCAGATGATGTTTATCATCACCTGCGCATGTCATTATAACTGCTCACATGCTTACAAATAA
- the LOC127578724 gene encoding CCN family member 2-like isoform X2: MPPRCAPGSSLVVDPCGCCRVCAKQLGEQCTRSDVCDPEQDLFCDYTVSYSWNRGICTSLESGTCEFNGVLYKDGDVFQPSCKYHCWCSDGGIGCIPRCSEDIRLPGPDCPYPKRVEIPGECCPRWICEKQDNGIFGDALAAFRSDVFARRYPSHVPFNCLEQSSEWSACSRSCGIGVSTRISNKNHRCILETQSQLCIVKPCQQDHVRQAHMGRNICQPTTRALRPIHFEYNNCISVKTYRPIYCGSCSDSRCCTPYKTRTESIEFKCKHGRIVKQQMMFIITCACHYNCSHAYK; encoded by the exons ATGCCGCCCCGCTGCGCCCCGGGATCCTCGCTGGTTGTGGACCCTTGCGGCTGCTGCCGGGTTTGTGCGAAGCAGTTAGGAGAGCAGTGTACCAGATCGGACGTGTGTGACCCCGAACAGGATCTGTTCTGTGACTACACCGTCAGCTACTcctggaacagagggatctgtaCCT CGCTTGAATCTGGAACATGTGAATTCAATGGGGTGCTCTATAAGGATGGTGATGTATTCCAGCCCAGCTGTAAATATCACTGTTGGTGCTCAGATGGAGGAATTGGTTGCATTCCACGCTGTAGTGAAGATATCCGCCTACCCGGTCCAGACTGTCCTTATCCAAAACGTGTGGAGATCCCAGGAGAATGCTGTCCTCGATGGATATGTGAGAAGCAGGACAATGGTATCTTTGGCGATGCTTTGGCAG CATTCAGATCAGATGTATTCGCCAGAAGATATCCCTCCCATGTGCCTTTCAATTGCCTGGAGCAAAGCAGCGAGTGGTCTGCCTGCTCCAGGAGCTGTGGGATAGGAGTCTCAACCCgaatttcaaacaaaaatcaCCGTTGTATTTTGGAAACACAGAGCCAGCTATGTATAGTGAAGCCATGCCAACAGGATCATGTAAGACAAGCTCACATG GGAAGGAATATTTGCCAGCCGACAACAAGAGCACTTCGACCAATTCACTTTGAATACAACAACTGCATCAGTGTTAAGACTTACAGACCCATCTACTGTGGTTCATGCTCTGACAGTCGCTGCTGCACTCCATACAAAACCAGAACAGAGAGCATAGAGTTCAAGTGCAAGCATGGCAGGATTGTGAAACAGCAGATGATGTTTATCATCACCTGCGCATGTCATTATAACTGCTCACATGCTTACAAATAA